A genomic region of Streptomyces rimosus contains the following coding sequences:
- a CDS encoding DUF6099 family protein, giving the protein MDAVRIIAASRRGLAQARTVEEIVVEAWQAQVLAEAVGSHLAISGPHEVRSRARGLGDAGGRTSAALLIPAPRTGGPRAAQLSEVRDTQAALRGLSWLLGEVCEALVGVVCAADEEGMYWTCVEAMDVADESRDRVTGILNYLAVRKRDMG; this is encoded by the coding sequence ATGGACGCGGTGCGCATCATCGCGGCCAGTCGGCGCGGACTGGCGCAGGCGCGGACGGTCGAGGAGATCGTCGTCGAAGCGTGGCAGGCGCAGGTCCTGGCCGAGGCAGTGGGCAGCCATCTCGCGATATCCGGGCCGCACGAAGTGCGGTCCCGGGCGCGGGGATTGGGTGATGCGGGAGGGAGGACGAGCGCGGCCCTGCTGATCCCGGCACCGCGGACCGGCGGGCCGCGGGCGGCCCAGCTGTCCGAGGTACGGGACACCCAGGCGGCGCTGCGGGGCCTGTCCTGGCTGCTCGGCGAGGTGTGCGAGGCGTTGGTGGGAGTGGTCTGCGCGGCGGACGAGGAAGGGATGTACTGGACCTGCGTGGAAGCCATGGACGTCGCCGACGAGTCCCGGGACCGGGTGACCGGGATACTGAATTACCTCGCCGTACGGAAGCGCGACATGGGCTGA
- a CDS encoding nucleotide pyrophosphohydrolase, with product MSEDLHALQRRLADFAAARDWGQYHTPKNLAAALSVEASELVEIFQWLTPEESAKVMTDATTAGRVEDEVADVLAYLLQFCDVLDIDVLRALAAKIERNETRFPVKGTERANRHSME from the coding sequence ATGAGTGAAGATCTTCATGCGTTGCAGCGGCGGCTGGCGGACTTCGCGGCCGCCCGGGACTGGGGCCAGTACCACACCCCGAAGAACCTGGCGGCGGCGCTCAGCGTCGAAGCCTCCGAACTTGTCGAGATTTTCCAGTGGTTGACGCCGGAGGAGTCGGCGAAGGTCATGACCGACGCGACGACGGCCGGCCGGGTCGAGGACGAGGTCGCCGATGTGCTGGCCTACCTGCTGCAGTTCTGCGACGTCCTGGACATCGATGTGCTGCGGGCGCTGGCCGCGAAGATCGAGCGCAACGAGACACGCTTCCCGGTGAAGGGGACCGAACGAGCCAATCGTCACTCTATGGAGTGA
- a CDS encoding ATP-binding protein, which produces MDTESVRPAVTELRLSAFKSHRGATVPLGPLTLLTGPSGSGKSSVLQAYEILARLGSGARLGWAVGVAPGGAAGCVPAWARPDEQGRRGFRIGCTVDGPVGPVRLDVAVQAEPELRIVGERLTGGGETLLSTALTDPARRAVQAAWYTAGSTPVTRAPLPDDRLGTALLPLRVAGKTAGQRLVLAAAEQMVVALRSVFACDPRPEVMRGAGPGGGAGAGGGAEAGGSGNGGGSGGGAGNGGGGGSGGGGRGGGSRAAGGRGGGRTGGGGTGGTGEAGGGTGAGVRVEGALSGGFAVAAGGDGMADDGGTSQGSWGWSAGDGRLRTACDNLPAVLGRTSRECARRHAVLVEAVRDGCAGPVEGLRAEPVELAGKVGMRALVERGALPAMPLEQLGDGELRYVALALVLLTGPEVLAMDPVGEVLSARQVLGLMADGMDRSLDDRQTRALLELAVRMVGRGHVRLLATVRDAAVADGLPGVQVLHLGV; this is translated from the coding sequence ATGGACACGGAAAGTGTGCGTCCGGCGGTCACCGAATTACGTCTGTCCGCCTTCAAGTCGCATCGCGGTGCGACCGTCCCGCTGGGCCCGCTGACGCTGCTGACCGGCCCCAGCGGCAGCGGCAAGTCCAGCGTGCTCCAGGCGTACGAGATCCTCGCGCGGCTCGGCAGCGGCGCCCGGCTCGGCTGGGCCGTGGGGGTGGCCCCCGGCGGCGCGGCCGGCTGCGTACCGGCGTGGGCGCGCCCCGATGAGCAGGGGAGACGCGGGTTCCGTATCGGCTGCACGGTCGACGGGCCGGTCGGCCCCGTCCGGCTCGATGTCGCCGTACAGGCCGAGCCGGAGCTGCGCATCGTCGGCGAGCGGCTGACCGGTGGCGGCGAGACCCTCCTGTCCACGGCGTTGACGGACCCTGCCCGGCGTGCGGTCCAGGCCGCCTGGTACACGGCCGGGTCGACGCCGGTGACGCGCGCGCCGCTGCCCGACGACCGGCTCGGTACGGCACTGCTGCCGTTGCGCGTCGCGGGCAAGACGGCGGGGCAGCGGCTGGTGCTGGCGGCGGCGGAGCAGATGGTGGTGGCGCTCCGGTCGGTGTTCGCGTGCGATCCACGACCGGAGGTGATGCGCGGGGCCGGGCCTGGGGGAGGCGCGGGTGCGGGGGGTGGTGCGGAGGCGGGTGGTTCCGGGAACGGGGGTGGTTCCGGGGGAGGGGCTGGAAATGGTGGTGGAGGTGGCTCCGGGGGCGGTGGTCGTGGGGGTGGTTCTCGTGCGGCCGGTGGTCGCGGGGGTGGTCGTACGGGGGGCGGTGGCACCGGGGGGACTGGTGAGGCCGGGGGTGGTACGGGGGCTGGTGTGCGAGTTGAGGGGGCTCTGTCGGGAGGGTTCGCAGTTGCGGCCGGTGGCGACGGGATGGCGGATGACGGGGGTACCTCGCAGGGGAGCTGGGGGTGGTCCGCCGGCGACGGGCGACTGCGTACGGCGTGCGACAACCTCCCCGCCGTGCTGGGGCGGACGAGCCGGGAGTGCGCACGGCGGCATGCCGTACTGGTCGAGGCGGTGCGCGACGGTTGTGCCGGGCCGGTCGAGGGGCTGCGGGCCGAACCGGTGGAGCTCGCGGGGAAGGTCGGCATGCGGGCGCTGGTCGAGCGCGGCGCTCTGCCGGCGATGCCGCTGGAACAGCTCGGGGACGGGGAACTGCGTTACGTCGCGCTCGCGCTGGTGCTCCTGACGGGGCCGGAGGTGCTGGCGATGGATCCGGTGGGCGAGGTGCTGTCCGCCCGCCAGGTGCTGGGGCTGATGGCGGACGGAATGGACCGGAGCCTTGATGACCGGCAGACGCGCGCGTTGCTGGAGCTCGCCGTGCGGATGGTGGGGCGGGGGCACGTCCGGCTGCTGGCGACGGTACGGGACGCGGCGGTCGCCGACGGGCTGCCCGGGGTGCAGGTGCTACACCTAGGAGTATGA
- a CDS encoding cell division protein SepF: MNRPDATDEQWEGLAEVVPLRSGSEWPSWPDHRALPEEEPGEEMRRFVVIRVQTFADAREVAEYLMAQIPVLLDLSSADADVAKRILDFSSGVVFGLASGMHRVDTNVFLLTPVGTEVAEPPAGAVPRS, encoded by the coding sequence GTGAACCGGCCCGACGCCACCGACGAACAGTGGGAAGGGCTCGCCGAGGTCGTTCCCCTTCGCAGCGGCAGTGAATGGCCTTCATGGCCCGACCACCGTGCCCTGCCCGAGGAGGAACCGGGCGAGGAGATGCGGCGGTTCGTCGTCATCCGGGTGCAGACCTTCGCCGACGCGCGCGAGGTCGCCGAGTACCTGATGGCGCAGATCCCGGTGCTGCTCGACCTCAGCAGCGCCGACGCCGACGTGGCCAAACGCATCCTGGACTTCTCCAGCGGAGTCGTCTTCGGGCTCGCCAGCGGCATGCACCGGGTCGACACCAACGTCTTCCTGCTGACGCCCGTCGGTACCGAGGTGGCCGAGCCGCCGGCCGGTGCCGTACCCCGATCGTAG